The Catenuloplanes niger genome includes a window with the following:
- a CDS encoding putative bifunctional diguanylate cyclase/phosphodiesterase, whose protein sequence is MTSTRLATAMLPLGDAAPTRPRTRFGVVAAGMLLAVALVVTVNSLGVLPGRAGVALDNLAQLAAGTVAAVCCLITARGTTGAGRAWRRLIGAGMIGWSLGQVVWTVHQLFGGGYLPGPAPAELGYMALPVFALWALLTVTAVSPRRVVGRSRHTRVVAMLDVVIVLGSVVMLSWAPIRAVVQGEGPPGAMVAGVAHLVVDALLGALLGLLLVLRRPPRALRTQLLLLGGGLLALTVSDGFYAYLVATDAERMTPLHSAGWVLGPALIALAALARAPEEPAAERDDLDPVLLLLPVLPVVATGVTIAIRTLIGHPLTWPEVGLGWLGLLLVIVRQLVTIVDNRALLLSVAEARRRLAHQATHDPLTGLANRELFGKRLSAAVDAHREQGRPVALLFVDLDDFKFVNDSFGHAAGDRMLQEIAARLQRCVRRDDMVARLGGDEFAVLLEADPGAPGLVGERILAAVREPVLIDGKQVSVAASVGVVAPEPYDIGLTGDALLRRADAAMYAGKRRGKNIMVRYAGTRDGGGDADLPGLLAEALAAGPADSGFTVHYQPIVDLHGDAVLAVEALARWTHPDLGVIGPDVFVAVAERAGLVAALDDFVLDTAARDARALAELHGRDVALHVNVSAGRLGRPELEIAVADALRRHRLPPERLILEITETRRIADLGAAVAAAGRLAEMGVRLALDDFGTGFNSLAQLHALPVAIVKLDATLTTADDRSRALVRSVLSICRDMGASVIAEGIEDPPQAAALAGLGCPLGQGYLYGAPVPLPS, encoded by the coding sequence ATGACCTCTACGCGCCTCGCGACGGCGATGCTGCCCCTCGGCGACGCCGCACCCACCCGCCCGCGGACCCGGTTCGGCGTCGTCGCCGCCGGCATGCTCCTCGCCGTCGCGCTCGTCGTCACGGTGAACAGCCTCGGCGTGCTGCCCGGCCGCGCCGGTGTCGCGCTCGACAACCTGGCACAGCTCGCGGCCGGCACCGTCGCCGCGGTCTGCTGCCTGATCACCGCGCGCGGCACGACCGGCGCGGGCCGGGCCTGGCGCCGGCTGATCGGCGCCGGCATGATCGGCTGGTCGCTCGGCCAGGTCGTCTGGACCGTGCACCAGCTGTTCGGCGGCGGGTACCTGCCCGGCCCGGCCCCGGCCGAGCTCGGCTACATGGCGCTGCCGGTCTTCGCGCTCTGGGCGCTGCTGACCGTCACCGCGGTCTCGCCGCGCCGTGTGGTCGGCCGCTCCCGGCACACCCGCGTGGTCGCGATGCTCGACGTGGTGATCGTGCTCGGATCCGTGGTGATGCTGTCCTGGGCACCGATCCGCGCGGTGGTCCAGGGCGAGGGCCCGCCCGGCGCGATGGTCGCCGGCGTCGCCCACCTGGTGGTCGACGCGCTGCTCGGCGCGTTGCTCGGACTGCTGCTGGTGCTCCGCCGGCCGCCGCGCGCGCTGCGGACGCAACTGCTGCTGCTCGGCGGCGGGCTGCTCGCGCTGACCGTCTCGGACGGCTTCTACGCCTACCTGGTCGCCACCGACGCGGAGCGGATGACGCCGCTGCACAGCGCGGGCTGGGTGCTCGGCCCGGCCCTGATCGCGCTGGCCGCACTGGCCCGCGCCCCGGAGGAGCCGGCGGCGGAACGGGACGACCTCGACCCGGTCCTGCTGCTGCTCCCGGTGCTGCCGGTCGTCGCCACCGGCGTGACCATCGCGATCCGGACGCTGATCGGCCACCCGCTGACCTGGCCGGAGGTCGGGCTCGGCTGGCTCGGGCTGCTGCTGGTGATCGTGCGGCAGCTGGTGACCATCGTGGACAACCGGGCGCTGCTGCTGTCCGTCGCCGAGGCGCGGCGCCGGCTCGCGCACCAGGCCACGCACGACCCGCTGACCGGGCTGGCCAACCGCGAGCTGTTCGGCAAGCGGCTGAGCGCGGCTGTGGACGCGCACCGCGAGCAGGGCCGGCCGGTCGCGCTGCTCTTCGTGGACCTGGACGACTTCAAGTTCGTCAACGACAGCTTCGGGCACGCGGCCGGCGACCGGATGCTCCAGGAGATCGCGGCCCGGCTGCAGCGCTGCGTGCGCCGCGACGACATGGTGGCCCGGCTCGGCGGCGACGAGTTCGCGGTGCTGCTCGAGGCCGACCCGGGCGCGCCCGGCCTGGTCGGCGAGCGGATCCTGGCCGCGGTCCGGGAACCGGTGCTGATCGACGGCAAGCAGGTGTCGGTCGCGGCGAGCGTGGGTGTGGTCGCGCCGGAGCCGTACGACATCGGCCTCACCGGCGACGCGCTGCTGCGGCGCGCCGACGCCGCGATGTACGCCGGCAAGCGGCGCGGCAAGAACATCATGGTGCGGTACGCCGGGACGCGCGACGGCGGCGGCGACGCCGACCTGCCCGGCCTGCTCGCCGAGGCGCTGGCCGCCGGCCCGGCCGACTCCGGGTTCACGGTCCACTACCAGCCGATCGTGGACCTGCACGGCGACGCCGTGCTGGCCGTCGAGGCACTCGCCCGCTGGACCCACCCGGACCTCGGCGTGATCGGCCCGGACGTCTTCGTCGCGGTCGCGGAACGGGCCGGCCTGGTCGCCGCGCTGGACGACTTCGTGCTGGACACCGCGGCCCGCGACGCCCGCGCCCTGGCCGAGCTGCACGGCCGCGACGTGGCCCTGCACGTGAACGTCTCGGCCGGCCGGCTCGGCCGTCCCGAGCTGGAGATCGCGGTCGCCGACGCGCTGCGCCGCCACCGGCTCCCACCGGAACGCCTCATCCTGGAGATCACCGAAACCCGCCGGATCGCCGACCTGGGCGCCGCCGTCGCCGCGGCGGGCCGGCTGGCCGAGATGGGCGTCCGCCTGGCGCTGGACGACTTCGGCACCGGCTTCAACTCGCTGGCCCAGCTGCACGCGCTGCCGGTCGCCATCGTGAAGCTCGACGCCACCCTGACCACCGCGGACGACCGCTCCCGCGCGCTGGTCCGCTCCGTGCTGTCGATCTGCCGCGACATGGGCGCGTCGGTGATAGCCGAGGGCATCGAGGATCCACCGCAGGCCGCCGCCCTCGCCGGGCTCGGCTGCCCCCTCGGCCAGGGCTACCTCTACGGCGCCCCGGTCCCGCTGCCTTCCTAG
- a CDS encoding organic hydroperoxide resistance protein: protein MSAIYTAEVTSSGDGRNGAVASTDGLIDFPVAAPKELGGAGGATNPEQLFAAGFAACFHSAMRAVARKDKLDLGASTVNAKVGLVRATDRPALDLTVTLEVSLPTLDATAAKTLTDAAEQLCPYSNAVRGNIPVEIVHV, encoded by the coding sequence ATGTCGGCCATCTACACCGCCGAGGTCACCTCGTCCGGCGACGGGCGCAACGGTGCGGTCGCGTCCACCGACGGTCTGATCGACTTCCCGGTCGCCGCGCCGAAGGAGCTGGGCGGCGCCGGCGGCGCCACCAACCCGGAGCAGCTGTTCGCCGCCGGGTTCGCGGCCTGCTTCCACTCCGCGATGCGGGCGGTCGCCCGGAAGGACAAGCTCGACCTGGGCGCGTCCACGGTCAACGCGAAGGTCGGCCTGGTCCGCGCGACCGACCGCCCCGCCCTCGACCTGACGGTCACGCTCGAGGTGTCGCTGCCGACGCTCGACGCCACCGCCGCCAAGACCCTCACCGACGCCGCCGAGCAGCTCTGCCCCTACTCCAACGCGGTCCGCGGCAACATCCCGGTCGAGATCGTCCACGTCTGA
- a CDS encoding MarR family winged helix-turn-helix transcriptional regulator: MGLRYQLCFALYSASRAVTDLYRPLLDRVGLTYPQYLVLLVLWERPDDAVTVKELGEALRLDSGTLSPMLKRVEAAGLIHRARRATDERVVEVRLTDAGRELRTECAAVPMTIAGGLGISLDEYVQLHRTLEKITNTINGTKE, from the coding sequence ATGGGCCTGCGCTACCAGCTCTGCTTCGCGCTCTACTCGGCGTCGCGCGCGGTGACCGACCTCTACCGGCCGCTGCTCGACCGCGTCGGCCTGACCTACCCGCAGTACCTGGTGCTGCTGGTGCTCTGGGAGCGGCCGGACGACGCCGTCACGGTCAAGGAACTGGGCGAGGCGCTGCGGCTCGACTCCGGCACGCTCTCGCCGATGCTCAAGCGCGTCGAGGCGGCCGGGCTCATCCACCGTGCCCGCCGCGCCACCGACGAGCGGGTGGTCGAGGTCCGGCTCACCGACGCCGGCCGCGAGCTGCGCACCGAGTGCGCGGCCGTCCCGATGACGATCGCCGGCGGCCTCGGCATCTCGCTCGACGAGTACGTCCAGCTGCACCGGACCCTCGAAAAGATCACGAACACCATCAACGGTACGAAGGAGTGA
- a CDS encoding nucleotidyltransferase family protein: protein MSHVAGLLLAAGAGRRYGMPKALVTLDGELLADRAVRTLAGGGCDSVLVVLGAAAAEVRARAALTGADVIVNDDWPAGMGSSLRAGLTALAARPAVDAALVLLVDLPGMTAAAVRRLVAVAGRDALAMGGYGDHRGHPVLLGRDHWDGAAALADGDVGARPYLRAHRDAVRVVPVGDVASDEDLDVPVVSGTQNDDQSAS, encoded by the coding sequence GTGAGCCACGTCGCAGGACTCCTGCTCGCCGCGGGCGCGGGCCGCCGCTACGGCATGCCGAAGGCGCTCGTCACGCTCGACGGCGAGCTGCTCGCCGACCGCGCCGTCCGCACGCTCGCCGGCGGCGGCTGCGACTCCGTGCTGGTCGTGCTCGGTGCGGCCGCGGCCGAGGTGCGCGCCCGGGCCGCGCTGACCGGCGCGGACGTGATCGTCAACGACGACTGGCCGGCCGGCATGGGCTCGTCGCTGCGCGCCGGGCTGACCGCCCTGGCCGCCCGGCCCGCGGTGGACGCGGCGCTGGTGCTGCTGGTCGATCTGCCGGGCATGACCGCGGCCGCGGTCCGCCGGCTGGTCGCGGTCGCCGGCCGGGACGCGCTGGCGATGGGCGGCTACGGCGATCACCGCGGCCATCCGGTGCTGCTCGGCCGCGACCACTGGGACGGCGCGGCCGCGCTGGCGGACGGCGACGTCGGCGCCCGGCCCTACCTGCGCGCGCACCGGGACGCCGTGCGCGTGGTGCCGGTCGGCGACGTGGCGTCGGACGAGGACCTGGACGTCCCCGTCGTTTCCGGCACGCAAAATGACGATCAAAGTGCTTCATGA
- the uraD gene encoding 2-oxo-4-hydroxy-4-carboxy-5-ureidoimidazoline decarboxylase — protein MTLAELNALPDDRARAELRTCCASSRWAAEVAARRPYPRLDALLHVSDAALAVLGWSDVLEALAAHPRIGQRVTGGDRESAWSRREQSGMDTAPEDVRAALAEANAAYEERFGHVFLIFASGRSDVEMLAAARERLGNDEAAERRVVHGELTKIVRLRLERLFG, from the coding sequence GTGACGCTCGCCGAACTCAACGCGCTGCCGGACGACCGGGCGCGCGCGGAGCTGCGCACCTGCTGTGCCTCCAGCCGGTGGGCGGCCGAGGTCGCCGCGCGCCGGCCGTACCCGCGGCTCGATGCGCTGCTGCACGTCAGCGACGCGGCGCTGGCCGTGCTCGGCTGGTCGGACGTGCTGGAGGCGCTGGCCGCGCACCCGCGGATCGGGCAGCGCGTCACCGGCGGCGACCGGGAGAGCGCCTGGTCGCGGCGCGAACAGTCCGGGATGGACACCGCACCCGAGGACGTGCGCGCCGCGCTGGCCGAGGCGAACGCGGCGTACGAGGAACGCTTCGGGCACGTGTTCCTGATCTTCGCGAGCGGCCGGTCCGACGTGGAGATGCTGGCCGCGGCGCGGGAGCGGCTCGGCAACGACGAGGCGGCCGAGCGCCGCGTGGTGCACGGCGAACTGACGAAGATCGTACGGCTGCGGCTGGAGAGGCTGTTCGGATGA
- the uraH gene encoding hydroxyisourate hydrolase has translation MIEYASISTHVLDTVSGEPARGVYVRLERRDSDGWAMVAEGHTDGDGRLREWAPVNAWQAGGYRLVFYVDPYLGGNAFFPEITVAFHVHDPKRHYHVPLLLSPYGYTTYRGS, from the coding sequence ATGATCGAGTACGCGAGCATCTCCACGCACGTCCTGGACACCGTCTCCGGCGAGCCGGCCCGCGGCGTCTACGTGCGACTGGAGCGGCGCGACTCGGACGGCTGGGCGATGGTCGCGGAGGGGCACACCGACGGCGACGGGCGGTTGCGCGAGTGGGCGCCGGTCAACGCGTGGCAGGCGGGCGGCTACCGGCTGGTCTTCTACGTCGATCCGTACCTGGGCGGGAACGCGTTCTTCCCGGAGATCACGGTCGCGTTCCACGTCCACGACCCGAAGCGGCATTATCACGTGCCACTGCTGCTCAGCCCGTACGGATACACCACCTACCGAGGGAGCTAG
- the pucL gene encoding factor-independent urate hydroxylase — translation MAIVLGPNRYGKAETRVVRVTRAADGTHALTDLNVSVALSGDLTDTHLTGDNAHVLPTDTQKNTVYAFAKQHGIASPEAFGLLLARHFTSSQETITGARVDLEEYPWNRLGPHSFSREGSLVRTASVEVSGSAETVFGGLTGLTLLNSTDSEFAGFIRDDYTTLAETSDRILATAVDARWRFPAVDADFDAVFAAARDALIDAFTGTYSYSLQQTLFAMGKAVLEACPDLSEVRLRLPNKHHFVVDCTPFGLDSAPEVFHADDRPYGLIEGTVVRDD, via the coding sequence GTGGCGATCGTGCTCGGGCCGAACCGGTACGGCAAGGCGGAGACCCGGGTCGTGCGGGTGACCCGCGCGGCGGACGGCACGCACGCGCTCACCGACCTGAACGTGAGCGTGGCGCTCTCCGGCGACCTGACGGACACGCACCTGACCGGCGACAACGCGCACGTGCTGCCGACCGACACGCAGAAGAACACGGTGTACGCGTTCGCGAAGCAGCACGGGATCGCGTCGCCGGAGGCGTTCGGGCTGCTACTGGCGCGGCACTTCACGTCGTCGCAGGAGACGATCACGGGCGCGCGGGTGGACCTCGAGGAGTACCCGTGGAACCGGCTCGGGCCGCACTCGTTCTCCCGGGAGGGGTCGCTGGTCCGTACCGCGTCGGTGGAGGTCTCGGGGTCCGCGGAGACCGTCTTCGGCGGGCTGACCGGGCTGACGCTGCTCAACTCGACGGACTCGGAGTTCGCCGGCTTCATCCGGGACGACTACACCACGCTGGCCGAGACGTCGGACCGGATCCTGGCCACGGCGGTGGACGCGCGGTGGCGCTTCCCGGCTGTCGACGCGGACTTCGACGCGGTCTTCGCGGCCGCCCGGGACGCCCTGATCGACGCGTTCACCGGCACCTACAGCTACTCGCTCCAGCAGACGCTCTTCGCGATGGGCAAGGCGGTGCTGGAGGCCTGCCCGGACCTCTCGGAGGTCCGGCTGCGCCTGCCGAACAAGCATCACTTCGTGGTGGACTGCACGCCGTTCGGGCTGGACTCCGCGCCCGAGGTGTTCCACGCGGACGACCGCCCGTACGGCCTGATCGAGGGCACGGTCGTCCGGGATGACTGA
- a CDS encoding pectate lyase, translating into MTGAVRRKLVVAAVAVLGVGAAVATTTLASAETPPATGEQVVTESIQVDGVFDGENRRFTGGGDLGGGGQEEGQDALFELADGATLTNVILGDPAADGVHCAGSCTLRNVFWENVGEDAATFRGENATVLIEGGSATGADDKVFQDNRGAGGSVTIRDFEVSDFGKLYRSCGNCSTQAPRTVTMENITATAPGDTLAGVNANLGDRLTIDGATIVGGEISLCDLFEGNDTGDEPTKIGAGPDGETCVATGVVQR; encoded by the coding sequence ATGACGGGTGCAGTGCGGCGGAAGCTGGTCGTTGCGGCGGTGGCCGTGCTCGGGGTGGGCGCCGCGGTGGCGACCACGACGTTGGCCTCGGCGGAGACGCCACCGGCCACCGGCGAGCAGGTGGTGACCGAGTCCATCCAGGTCGACGGCGTGTTCGACGGCGAGAACCGGCGGTTCACCGGCGGCGGTGACCTCGGTGGCGGCGGCCAGGAGGAGGGCCAGGACGCGCTCTTCGAACTCGCCGACGGCGCCACGCTGACCAACGTGATCCTCGGCGACCCGGCCGCGGACGGTGTGCACTGCGCCGGGAGTTGCACCCTGCGCAACGTGTTCTGGGAGAACGTGGGCGAGGACGCGGCCACGTTCCGCGGCGAGAACGCCACCGTGCTCATCGAGGGCGGCAGCGCCACGGGGGCGGACGACAAGGTGTTCCAGGACAACCGGGGCGCGGGCGGGTCCGTCACGATCCGCGACTTCGAGGTGTCCGACTTCGGCAAGCTCTACCGTTCCTGCGGCAACTGCTCGACGCAGGCGCCGCGCACCGTGACGATGGAGAACATCACCGCGACCGCGCCCGGTGACACGCTCGCCGGCGTCAACGCGAACCTCGGCGACCGGCTGACCATCGACGGGGCCACGATCGTCGGCGGCGAGATCTCGCTGTGCGACCTGTTCGAGGGCAACGACACCGGCGACGAACCGACGAAGATCGGCGCGGGACCGGACGGCGAGACGTGTGTGGCCACCGGTGTCGTACAGCGGTGA
- a CDS encoding M28 family metallopeptidase has translation MTGPATAHAAQPTAAAAPPAGPARPATDPARPVTDVRPAAAPDISVAAVKAHLSQLQSIATANGGNRAHGRPGYLASVNYVKGRLDAAGFSTVVQSFTYGGATGYNLIADWPGGDAHDVLMVGAHLDSVAAGPGINDNGSGSAAILETALAVAQTGSAPGRHLRFAWWGAEEQGLRGSTYYVNNLSAAARAQITGYLNFDMVGSPNAGYFVYDGDNSDGTGAGPGPAGSAEIESVIEDYFAGIGVPTRGTDFDGRSDYGPFIARGIPAGGTFTGAEGTKTSAQATLWGGTAGARFDPCYHAACDTTSNINDTALNRNSDAIAYAVWTLAAGDGGTPGTQVWADGFETATGWTVNPAAADTATSGTWERGTPGAASSGVATQLTARTGTYDLVTGAAAGSSAGAGDVDGGITSVRSPAITLPSSGTLTLSFAYYLSHLNNASSADYLRVRVAGTTTATVLTVSGAATNRAASWAVASTDVSAFAGQSVRIIVDAADASTASLVEAAVDDVLITQS, from the coding sequence ATGACCGGGCCGGCCACCGCCCACGCCGCGCAGCCGACCGCTGCCGCCGCGCCGCCCGCCGGCCCCGCTCGGCCGGCCACCGACCCCGCTCGGCCGGTCACCGATGTCCGGCCGGCCGCGGCGCCGGACATCAGCGTCGCCGCCGTGAAGGCCCACCTGAGCCAGCTGCAGTCGATCGCCACGGCCAACGGCGGGAATCGCGCGCACGGCCGGCCGGGCTACCTGGCCTCGGTCAACTACGTGAAGGGCCGGCTGGACGCGGCCGGCTTCAGCACGGTCGTGCAGTCGTTCACCTACGGCGGCGCCACCGGCTACAACCTGATCGCGGACTGGCCCGGCGGCGACGCGCACGACGTGCTGATGGTCGGCGCCCACCTGGACAGCGTGGCCGCGGGGCCGGGCATCAACGACAACGGCAGCGGGTCGGCCGCGATCCTGGAGACCGCGCTGGCCGTCGCGCAGACCGGCTCCGCGCCCGGCCGGCACCTGCGGTTCGCCTGGTGGGGCGCGGAGGAGCAGGGGCTGCGCGGATCGACCTACTACGTGAACAACCTGTCCGCGGCCGCGCGAGCGCAGATCACCGGGTACCTCAACTTCGACATGGTGGGCTCGCCGAACGCGGGCTACTTCGTCTACGACGGCGACAACTCCGACGGCACCGGTGCCGGCCCCGGACCGGCCGGCAGCGCGGAGATCGAGTCGGTGATCGAGGACTACTTCGCCGGCATCGGCGTGCCGACCCGGGGCACGGACTTCGACGGACGCAGCGACTACGGGCCGTTCATCGCGCGCGGCATTCCCGCCGGCGGCACGTTCACCGGCGCGGAGGGCACGAAGACCAGCGCGCAGGCCACGCTCTGGGGCGGCACCGCCGGGGCCCGCTTCGACCCGTGCTACCACGCGGCCTGCGACACCACCAGCAACATCAACGACACCGCGCTGAACCGGAACTCGGACGCGATCGCGTACGCGGTCTGGACCCTCGCGGCCGGCGACGGCGGAACGCCCGGCACACAGGTGTGGGCGGACGGCTTCGAGACCGCGACCGGCTGGACCGTGAACCCGGCCGCGGCCGACACTGCCACGTCCGGCACCTGGGAGCGCGGCACCCCGGGCGCGGCCAGCTCCGGCGTCGCCACCCAGCTGACCGCGCGGACCGGCACGTACGACCTGGTCACCGGCGCCGCCGCGGGCAGCAGTGCGGGCGCGGGTGACGTGGACGGCGGCATCACCAGCGTCCGGTCGCCGGCGATCACGCTGCCGTCGTCGGGCACGCTCACGCTGTCGTTCGCGTACTACCTGTCGCACCTGAACAACGCGTCCAGCGCCGACTACCTGCGGGTACGCGTGGCCGGCACGACGACGGCCACGGTGCTGACCGTGAGCGGCGCGGCCACGAACCGGGCCGCGTCGTGGGCGGTGGCGAGCACGGACGTCTCCGCGTTCGCCGGCCAGTCCGTGCGGATCATCGTCGACGCCGCGGACGCGTCCACCGCCAGCCTGGTCGAGGCCGCCGTCGACGATGTGCTGATCACCCAAAGTTGA
- a CDS encoding DedA family protein: MHDLVDWLSTLPPLAVAAVVMLIIGGESMGIPLPGEIAMVSAALLSVSAGFSPWYVAVGAAIGAIVGDSIGYAIGRRGGRPLLVRLGRRFPRHLGPPHLARAESVFATWGVWAVFFGRFVALLRILAGPLAGALHVRYGRFLIANASGGLLWAFGTVFLIVWIGEAAERYLKDFAWGALLSGLIITLATTAWIRHRAERSPA, translated from the coding sequence GTGCACGATCTCGTGGACTGGCTCTCGACGCTGCCGCCGCTGGCCGTCGCCGCCGTCGTCATGCTCATCATCGGCGGCGAGAGCATGGGCATCCCGCTGCCCGGTGAGATCGCCATGGTCTCCGCCGCGCTCCTGTCGGTCAGCGCCGGCTTCAGCCCCTGGTACGTCGCGGTCGGCGCCGCCATCGGCGCGATCGTCGGCGACTCCATCGGGTACGCCATCGGCCGTCGCGGCGGCCGGCCGCTGCTGGTCCGGCTCGGCCGCCGCTTCCCGAGACATCTCGGCCCGCCCCACCTGGCCCGCGCGGAGAGCGTCTTCGCCACGTGGGGCGTCTGGGCGGTCTTCTTCGGCCGCTTCGTCGCGCTGCTGCGCATCCTGGCCGGGCCGCTGGCCGGCGCGCTGCACGTCCGCTACGGCAGGTTCCTGATCGCCAACGCCTCCGGTGGCCTGCTCTGGGCCTTCGGCACGGTCTTCCTGATCGTGTGGATCGGCGAGGCCGCCGAACGCTACCTCAAGGACTTCGCCTGGGGCGCGCTGCTCTCCGGCCTCATCATCACCCTCGCCACCACCGCCTGGATCCGCCACCGCGCCGAACGCTCCCCGGCCTGA
- a CDS encoding pyridoxamine 5'-phosphate oxidase family protein translates to MTLTGTHITEFSEPGSSPLPWPEAERVLVESEMSWLATVRADGRPHVAPLPAMWVDGRAYFCTGAHEQKAINLAGNPACALTTGTNAYRSGIDVIVEGTAAVTRDERLLTHLVTLWQSKLDWTFVVRDGAFSDPGHGNAAPVYELTPVKVLAFTKAPYSQTRYTFA, encoded by the coding sequence ATGACGCTCACCGGCACCCACATCACGGAGTTCAGCGAGCCCGGCTCGTCCCCGCTGCCCTGGCCCGAGGCCGAGCGCGTGCTCGTCGAGTCCGAGATGTCCTGGCTCGCCACGGTCCGCGCCGACGGCCGTCCGCACGTGGCGCCGCTGCCCGCGATGTGGGTGGACGGCCGCGCCTACTTCTGCACCGGCGCCCACGAGCAGAAGGCCATCAATCTCGCCGGGAACCCCGCCTGCGCGCTCACCACCGGCACCAACGCGTACCGTTCCGGCATCGACGTGATCGTCGAGGGCACGGCCGCCGTCACCCGCGACGAACGACTCCTCACCCACCTGGTCACGCTCTGGCAGTCGAAGCTGGACTGGACGTTCGTCGTCCGCGACGGCGCCTTCTCCGACCCCGGCCACGGCAACGCCGCCCCGGTCTACGAACTCACGCCGGTCAAGGTGCTCGCGTTCACCAAGGCGCCGTACTCCCAGACGCGCTACACGTTCGCGTAG